The Pseudomonadota bacterium genome contains the following window.
TTTTGCCCTGGTGAAACTGATCGGCCCGACCAGGGATGAAGTAAAAATTTCAAACGGAAAGGAGCGAACAATACGCATTAATGAGGGACAATACGAGATTTTTGTCCGTTATGGCAATGGACCACACTATCGCTATGCAAAGGGAGAATCCTTTGTTATAGAAGGATCTTCCAATACATACACAGAGGCGTCTCTTACCCTCCATGGCGTTGTAAACGGGAATTATCGTACAGAAGACAGTTCAGAGGATGAATTCAATGGAAAATAGGGAATATAGTGGCAATGCTTATCCACAGATTACACAGATTATTTCCAAAAAGGACTCGACGTTAGAGGTTTGATCTGTGAAAATCTGTGCAATCTGTGGAAGAATGTTTTTATAAGGTGGTATGGTACGAAAGACAAACTGACATATATGAAAACAATTATGAATATCTGCGTAACCTCTGTATTTTGTCCATGGATGGTCTTTGTTTCATTTGCCTATTCGGAAGACTGCCGGCATGCTGTTGAGCTTTACAATAAAGGCACACTTTCAAAGGACTGTGTTGAGAAAGAGAACTATTTTCTTGAGGCCATACCTCTCTGTACTGATCCGGACGTGCTTTCAAAGCTTTACAACAATCTTGCCGATGTATATGAGACTGAGGGCGATCTTTCGAAAGCACTCGTTTATTACAAAAAGGCTATAGAAATAAACAAAGATCTCATAACCCCATATATGAGTGTGGGGGATATTTTTTCCAAGCTCGGCGATTATTTCAGCGCTTATGTAATGTATGATAAAGCGCTGAAAATAAATCCTGATGAGAAGGATGCCCGGAATGGCAAAGAGAAATCAGAAGAGGCATTCAAAAAAAAGATGGTCATTTACTTTGATAAAAACTCCTCTGAAATCCCGGATAACTATATCTATCGTTTACAGATCATAGGAGAGCT
Protein-coding sequences here:
- a CDS encoding OmpA family protein; this translates as MKTIMNICVTSVFCPWMVFVSFAYSEDCRHAVELYNKGTLSKDCVEKENYFLEAIPLCTDPDVLSKLYNNLADVYETEGDLSKALVYYKKAIEINKDLITPYMSVGDIFSKLGDYFSAYVMYDKALKINPDEKDARNGKEKSEEAFKKKMVIYFDKNSSEIPDNYIYRLQIIGELLKNNPSTASIRITGHTCDLGSKAYNRRLSRKRAEVVAEYLKLNYPVKIETLVAAGKDKLNPILPDKDDESRVLNRRVEILLK